CACCTTCTTTCCCTGTTTCTGTGGATCGTCGTCCACGAAGGCGATAGGGACCAGCAGAAGCTCCGGGTGCGAGAACATCTCGGAGACTGCCATTTCTCCAGCCTCGCCTGCTCCGATTATCAGAACCCTTGTTTCCTTATTCACGAGATCTCCACAATGCCTGCAGACTGGACAACGTGATCATTCGTTCAAATATGACGTATCTCAATGGAAGTCGCCTGAAGTCCAAGTTTCAACCACTGCCTTGTCTAACGCAGAACAGCTACCTTGCGCAGCACAGTCTCACCGCCGGCATGGAGTCTGACCACATAGACACCGCTTGCGACCGGTCTTCCTTCAGTGTTCTTGCCGTCCCAGATTGGCTCTCCCTCACCCTTGTCGCCGAAAGTCCAGACCACTTCCCCTGCGATGGTCAGAATTTTGCCGCTGATCAGTCCTTGGAAACCCCGGGCCCTCAGGCTCTTCGTCCCGGATGCCAGATCCAACGGATTTGGATAAACGTATGCCCCCCCGACGCCGGGGCGCGGCTCCCAGGCCTGATAGCGGCTTATCCCGTCTTCGGTTCCAAACCACACTTCGCCGGTCTCGTCGTTGACAGCAACACATTTCACGTTTGAGTTCACAATCCACTGAGACGTGAAGCTTCTGGCAACAGTCCCGTCCGCCATTATTTTTGCAGGACCACGATCAGTGGCCACCCATTTGTTTCCGAACTTGTCGACTGCGATGTCCGTTACATTAGAGGACGGAAGGCCATCGGTCTCCTTGGTGTAAACTCTGAACTTGGTAAGGTCCCTGATCACCGTTATTCCGGAGGCCGTGCCTACCCAGACTTCGTCACCATAGCTGACGATGCTCGTCACAGAGTTTTCCGAAAGTCCTCCGTTTTCATATGTGAGGCGCGTCCATGATCCTACCGCGAAAGGATTTGCAAGATCGCTAATACTCCAAACATCAACCCCGTTTGCATAATGACCAATCCATCTCTCTTTTCCCCCATCCCTGAAGGCAATCGCCTTTATTTTGTTTGAGGAGATTGGATAGATTCCAATCATGAGATGACTCCAGGCTCCATCCGAGGAGCGTATGACGATGGGTTCCGTGAGCGGCTCATCTCTTGAATCTTCACCAAACCAGACGTTCCCCGAAGGATCCTCCTCGATGGACATGATATTCTCGTTGGTCACCGTCTGCGAGGCGGGCGTATAGTGATCGATAGTTCCATCAGCGAGAATTCTATCCAGTCCGATACCGTATGCGCCAAGCCATTTGTTCTTTCTTGAATCCACAAACACGCTGAAGAAATAATTATCATTGGAAAGGCCTTCGTTTTTGCCGAAATGCCTCCAGGTCTTTCCATCAAACGAATCGACACCGCCCAGGAAAGCAGCAGTCCAGATTGTCCCGTCTTCGAGTGCAAGCCCGTTAATGTTAGTGCCAACCGGCCCCTCCGAGATAAACTTGGTCCACGCACTTCCATCGTAGAATGAAAGCCCCTTGGCAGTACCTGCCCAGACCGTCAGTCCATCAGAGGTATATAGCGAAAGCACCTCGGTAGACGGCAGACCTGAGCTGATATCGGTAAATGTGCCGGCATAAAGCCTATAGACTCCCTTGTCTCTCGATCCGATCAGAAGCGAAGAGGTGCCCCGCACAAGGCTCGTAACATTTCCCCAGAATCCGATGGCCTGCCATCCGGAGCCGGACAGTTTGTAAACCCCGCCGCTGACAAATCCAACGGTGCCGCAGCCGACCCACACAGTCTCAGGGCTTGCGGCAAAGGAGGTAGCATTCTTGTTTCCGAGCCCTGTGTTCATCAAGTTCCAGGAGCTTCCGTCGAAGAAAGAAACTCCGGCGGATGTTCCGCAATAGATGCCGTTTCTCGCCTTGAAAAGAGTGTTTATTTGATTCGAGGGGATCTTGCCGGAAGTGTTGACGAAATCATGGATAGCTGGATTCTGAAAACCTATGAGAAGAACAACGCCTTTGTCCGCGGTGCCCACCCAAAGGCTGTCGTGAGAAGTGAGAAGGCAAGTAATCTTGTTCGAAGGAAGTCCATCAACATCTTCTATGAGACGCCAGGTGCCATTCTGGCTGTACATTGAGATTCCGGATGCTTCGGTCCCGAAATACTTGTTCCCGTCATCGTCGATAGCAACTGCAGTGAGTTTCTCGCTTGCAAGACCATCAACGACATTGATCTTCGCAAAGGTTGAATCCAGAATCGAGAACCTGGATACGCCGCCTGTCGTCGCACACCATAGATACAGTCCCTCACTGGCAACCGATTTTATGCAGTTGGAATTAACGTAGGAACTCCATGGCACGGCCTCGCTCTTCTGTGAAAACAAGAAAAGAAGGGGAATAATTGACAGCGGAACGATCCTTCTTCTCGCGACAGCCCTGACCAGCGTTTTCAAATCCTCGAAGAAACTCCACCTTCGGACATAAGACATGTCAAGCTCGAGCCGTTCTCCTTTGAGAAAACTCCTGCCGATGCTTCCCCGCCACGCTGGGAATGCCCCAGGCCTGACGCGTGAGAGTATCTCTCTTGCTTCAGATCCAAGCTCGTCCCACTCTTCCCTTGAAAGCGCCGAAGGACCTATAAGGCTGAGCTCTCCCCTTACGACGTTCACGAGATAGAATGGGAGTCTCAAGCTTCCACCGGCTGGATCATAGTGCGTGAACAGGACACCTCCCTTGCCGACCTTCTGTACCCCGTTGAATCCCTTCTTGCCGGTGATGAAAGCCGAGAGAAGCCTGAAAAGAAAAAGCGGTGAGAACAGGATCAATCCGATGGTTCCGACGATAAAGTCAAAAATTCTCTTGGAGGCGCTCTTTCCGTTCCAGAATGTTGCTCCGTCTATGGTCAAAAGAGGTATGCCCGCAAGCGGTTCAACCCTGGTTCTGGACGTCAAGATGTGGAAAGGTTCGCTCAGAATCCTCACCTTGACTCCCCGACGGGCAAGCGCCGAATAGAAATCGGTCGGGTCATCTGTCCACTCCTGAGGGAATACAACTTCCTGAATTCTCTCATCGAGTACGAGTGAGATGAGGTCGTTAGGGCTTCCGTCAGGGCCCACGTAAAACTCCTTCGCCTTCGGCGGCCTCAAGAACTCGTAACCCTCAGCCTTTGCAGCTTCTCTCCTTTCCCACATCTCATCAATAGACTTTGTTTTCCCGATAAGGAGAATTCGCTTCCCGGCGAAGTACGGGCCGAATCCCCTTTGCCCTGCCTTTCTTAGAGCGGCCCTTCCGAGAGTCAGAAGAATAGTCATGAGGGGCCAGAGGAGGGCCACAACGAATCTTGAATATGACTTCGTGTAGAGGAGATATGTGCTTGCCATAAGCACAAGGCAGGCTGCGAGCGCAGACTTCCCCATCCCGAAGAGCTCATCAACCCAGTCGCCTCTCTCGGCTTTACCGTATAGTCCGGATATCCGGAGGGATGCAAGCGTTACAACATTGGTGACAACCAGGAATGTTCCGTACATATAAAGCGGAAAATGTGGCTTCGCAAACGCAAAACCCAGCGCCGCTCTGAGC
Above is a genomic segment from Candidatus Eisenbacteria bacterium containing:
- a CDS encoding glycosyltransferase, which produces MELSIVVVNYETPELLRNCLASILDYPPSSEYELLVIDNSRTHGSAALVRKEFPSAKLISNPANIGYGRAINQAIGLTDSSYLLVLNPDITVTGGAIDGLVSQMKLDKRIGICSAKLLNPDGTLQYSARTFYTLKTILLRRTFLGRIFPDSKAVRQHLMMDWDHSGTRAVDWLMGACLLVRREAIGDVGPVDERFFLYFEDVDWCYRMNKRGWKITYVSDSVMVHHHRRESAKLFGKGIAYHVRSLLLFYEKWSLFLYLLKKNREAMGKGMLFLVDILAINASFFVAYLLRAALGFAFAKPHFPLYMYGTFLVVTNVVTLASLRISGLYGKAERGDWVDELFGMGKSALAACLVLMASTYLLYTKSYSRFVVALLWPLMTILLTLGRAALRKAGQRGFGPYFAGKRILLIGKTKSIDEMWERREAAKAEGYEFLRPPKAKEFYVGPDGSPNDLISLVLDERIQEVVFPQEWTDDPTDFYSALARRGVKVRILSEPFHILTSRTRVEPLAGIPLLTIDGATFWNGKSASKRIFDFIVGTIGLILFSPLFLFRLLSAFITGKKGFNGVQKVGKGGVLFTHYDPAGGSLRLPFYLVNVVRGELSLIGPSALSREEWDELGSEAREILSRVRPGAFPAWRGSIGRSFLKGERLELDMSYVRRWSFFEDLKTLVRAVARRRIVPLSIIPLLFLFSQKSEAVPWSSYVNSNCIKSVASEGLYLWCATTGGVSRFSILDSTFAKINVVDGLASEKLTAVAIDDDGNKYFGTEASGISMYSQNGTWRLIEDVDGLPSNKITCLLTSHDSLWVGTADKGVVLLIGFQNPAIHDFVNTSGKIPSNQINTLFKARNGIYCGTSAGVSFFDGSSWNLMNTGLGNKNATSFAASPETVWVGCGTVGFVSGGVYKLSGSGWQAIGFWGNVTSLVRGTSSLLIGSRDKGVYRLYAGTFTDISSGLPSTEVLSLYTSDGLTVWAGTAKGLSFYDGSAWTKFISEGPVGTNINGLALEDGTIWTAAFLGGVDSFDGKTWRHFGKNEGLSNDNYFFSVFVDSRKNKWLGAYGIGLDRILADGTIDHYTPASQTVTNENIMSIEEDPSGNVWFGEDSRDEPLTEPIVIRSSDGAWSHLMIGIYPISSNKIKAIAFRDGGKERWIGHYANGVDVWSISDLANPFAVGSWTRLTYENGGLSENSVTSIVSYGDEVWVGTASGITVIRDLTKFRVYTKETDGLPSSNVTDIAVDKFGNKWVATDRGPAKIMADGTVARSFTSQWIVNSNVKCVAVNDETGEVWFGTEDGISRYQAWEPRPGVGGAYVYPNPLDLASGTKSLRARGFQGLISGKILTIAGEVVWTFGDKGEGEPIWDGKNTEGRPVASGVYVVRLHAGGETVLRKVAVLR